The Xanthomonas sontii genomic sequence GGCCGCAAGGCCAGGAAGCCGCAACGCGAAGTCCTGCTGTGCATCGACCAGAGCGGCTCCATGGCCGCCTCGGTGGTGTATTCCAGCATTTTCGGCGCGGTGATGGCCTCGCTGCCGGCGGTGTCCACGCGCCTGGTGGTGTTCGACACCGAAGTGGTCGACATGAGCGAGCAACTGGACGATCCGGTGGACCTGCTGTTCGGCGTGCAACTGGGTGGCGGCACCGACATCCACCGCGCCGTGAGCTATTGCCAGAGCATCATCCGCGAACCGCACAACGCCATCCTGGTGCTGATCTCCGACCTGTACGAAGGCGGCGTCGAGGAGCGGTTGCTGGCGCGTGCCCGCGAACTGGTCGAATCCGGCGTGCAGTTCATCGTGCTGCTGGCCCTCAGCGACGAAGGCACACCGTCCTACGACCGCGCCCTGGCCGCCAAGCTGGCGGCGCTAGGCGTGCCGTCGTTCGCTTGCACCCCGGACGCATTCCCCGGCCTGATGGCCGCGGCGATCCGCCGTGACGACATCCAGCAGTGGGCGGGGGCGCAGGGGTTGGTGACAGTGCGGTGAGGTTGGTGGGACTGATAGCGTCTTGGGTTGCGGGGCCACCTCTGGCCTGGTTGATCTTACATAAGATACATTATGCGAAATAACGTGGTGCTGGTGGTTGTTGGCCTCGTCGTCATGGTGGCTGTGCAGTTTCCTTACAACGCACTCACCGCATGGCAGGCAGGCATCGGTATTCCATCAAGGAAGGTCTTCAGTGTGCTGAAAGAAACGGGGACCCTTTTGGGCTGACAGTCTCGGCCTGGATCATCATGCCGCTCACGAACTCGTGTGGCTCCCCCCACCTTGTGTGGATGCCGTTGAGGACTCGTACGCCTCCCTCTAGTGAGAAATTGTGCGATAATTTCTCAAATGAACACCCTGAAGGCTAGTCATGTTGCTCCGATTTGGCGTTGAAAACCACAAATCCATCAAGACTTATCAGGAGATTTCGTTAGTCGCGACTCCCCTGAAGGACGCTGAGCACGGTCTTCTCGAGGCGGTCGAGCTAGCGACCAATGTTACGGTGCGAAAAAAGCTTCAAGTAGTTCCAGTTCTTGCACTCTATGGCGCCAATGCTTCCGGAAAAACAACCTTACTTGATGCATTGCAGCACTTTGTCGGTGAAATCGTATCTTCCCATGCGCGCTCTGCCACACGAAAAGTTCCGCATAGGCCTTTTTTGCTAGACGAAGAGGGGCGAAAGAAGCCATCACGGTATGATGTCGATATAGTTCTAAGCGGCGTGCGCTATCATTATGGTTACATCATATCCAACGAGCGCGTATGCAGCGAGTGGCTTTACTCGTTTCCGGTAGATGGGTCGCGAAATGTTAGAACGACCTTGTTCACCCGAGACTTCGAAGCGGACGAAGAGTTCTATTTTGGGAAAAATTTAAAAGGCGAGAATCGCGTCATATCGAAACTTGTTCGTCCAAATAGCCTATTTCTTTCCGCGGCCGCTCAGAATTCACACTCTCAGCTTTCTCCTATTTTCAAGTTTTTTGCGCAAAAAATTACTAATAGAATGCAGGAGACTTCTGAGATTCTCTTGCCGGAGCAGCTTCTGGCCTATTTTGGCGAAGACGAAGAACTAAGATCCAGGGCTATCCAGTTTTTGTCTTCTGCAGACACTGGCATAGTCGGAATAGACTTCTCAAAAGTTCCAATAGATGAAAAACGTCAGGCACTAGTGCAGGAATTTGAACGCGTCCTTAATAGTCATCTTGATGAGGAGAAAATCAACCTTCCCAAGAGAACGGAGGAGGCAAAGGTTGGAGTGAAGCACGTCGGGGCTGCAGGAAAAAGCTACTCGCTCGAAATGACCTGGGAGAGCGCCGGAACCATTGCACTCTTGGGGCTGCTCGGTCCAGTCCTTAAGAGGCTGATGGAAGGTGGCGTGCTGATTATTGATGAATTAAATAGTACACTCCATCCACTCGTTTCGCGCGAGATCATTGGACTTTTTTCGCATCCTGAGACAAACCCAGGGAAGGCCCAGCTCCTTTTCTCCACCCATGACACTAATTTGCTTTCTGGAAGAATTCTTAGAAGAGACCAGATTTGGTTTGCAGAGAAGGATCGTGAGGGCGCTACTCATACCTATTCGTTAAGCGATATCAGAATTCGAGCGGACGATAACTTCGAAGCTGGATACCTTAGGGGCAGATTTGGTGCGATTCCATTCTTCGGCTTTGAAGACTCTCCACTTTACGTTTCGGAATAGACGAAAAATGAGTCGCATCCCAAGCCCGCCATCACTTAAGCGAAGATCTCCTCATCTTGAATCCAAAGTTGAGGTTGTAATTGCTTGTGAAGGAACTGTTACTGAGCCTGACTACTTTCAGAAGTGCATTGGCTATTACGGCGCGGGCCTCGTAAGGCTTCGAATCCTCCCCAGAACTGGGGTCCCGATGACTGTTGTGAAAGCCGCAGTTGCTGAGAAAGAGAAGCTCCAGTTAAAGGCGCGGAAGGCGCCTTTAGCGGACCGTATTCCGTTTAGCGTATGGGCAGTGTTTGATCGTGACGAACACGACGTTGAACCAGCATTTGCGCTTGCACGGACCAACAAAATTGGCCTGGCGTTCTCAAATCCTTGTTTTGAACTGTGGCCGCTCTTGCATTTAAACCAGGAGTACGGGGCGCAGGAGGGGAGGCATGAAGTTCAACGACATCTCAACCTTGTGATGCCTGGCTATCATCACACAAATAACGCGCGCGTCGATTTTGAGATGATGAAGAGTCATGTCGGTGCGGCAATTTCCAGAGCCGCACACCTAAATATCTCAAGAGAGAATGAGGGCTGCCCTAACGGCTGCCCATCGACGACTGTCGGTAATTTGGTACAGAAGATCATCGATAACGGTCGAATAAATTTCCGCATCAAAGCCTGAATTTGCCCCCTTCCCCCGCGCGAGTTTCTGTCTTGCTCAACTCTTGCTGTTGGCAGCGGTTTGCTTTCGCAGCGCAAAACACGAAATAACCATGCTCAGCGACAGGATTCCGGCAACTTCTCCAGCAAGCCCGCCACCACCGGCGTCAGCCGTTTCGCGACCTCCGGCGGAATCGCCTCACCTGCCCCCTGCCCGCCTTCGCTACGGGCTTGTTCGCAGGCTTTGACGATCCGCGGGCGCATGCCGGACCACAGCGCTCTGCACTGCCAGCCATCCCGGCCCAGCGGCAGCACCGCGTAGGCGATCGACTGGCATTCCTGTGCCGCGCGGGTGCCCAGCGGCTGGCCGGCGTACTCGTGCGGCACGGTGTCCAGCGTGGGTTGGTAGTAGCTGTCGGGGAACGCCGCCGCGTAGCGTTCCGGGTCCAGTTGCAGCGGCAGGCCGGTCGCTGTCAGGTCGAGCGCGCGCCCGCAGGGCGCAGCGGCGGCGGTGCGCTGGATCGCCTGGTAGATCGGATGGTCCAGGTCGGGTTCGCGCGTCGTCACCTCGGATGTTGCGACCAGTACCGGCAGGCGCGCGCGGTTGGCCATCTTCGCCAGTTCACCAGAATGGGCCGGTGCGCAGCGTTCGCGGACGCTGGCTACGATCAGGAATGTGGCGTCGCGCGCGAATGCGGGATCGCTGTGCAGCAGTGCGGTGATGCGTTTGTCGGCTGCATCTTCGGACAATGGTGCGACATGAAATGCGGGCACCGTTGGCGGGTGGATCGCGGTGGTCGCAGCGGCACGCGGTGTCGGTGCCACATGCCCGTGCGTGCGCAATGCCAACAGCACGCCGCCGGCAACGACGACGCCACAGGCGGCGATCGCGATCGCCAAACGCATCGGCGACTTCAGGCGCATCGGACCGCGCCCTCAGCCCTGCACCGGGGTGAGCGTGGCGTCCTCCGCCTCGTAGGTGGCATTGGCGATATCGGCCTTGAAGTCGGCCAGATGCAGCCGCCCCTGCAGGTGGAACGGGTCCCACAACTCCGGCACGTCGATCGGGGTGCGCAGCACCACGTGCAGGATCTGGTTCGGGGGCGGCGGCGGTACGTGGATGCAGGCGCCATAGAACGGCACGAACAGCAGTTCGCTGACCTTGCCCTGGTCGTCGCTTTCCAGCGGCACCACGTAGCCGTCCAGGGCGAAGCGTTTGCCTTCCAGGCCCTTCACCACTTGCGATGAACCGAACTGCGCGGCGCGCTGGGTGCCGGAATGGTCGATCGGCATGCCATTGACCACCGAGGGGCCATCGTCGACCGGCGCCGGCTGATCCAGCACCGCGGCGTCGCCCCGCCACGCGGTGCCGATCCGCGGCGGCGGGCGCTGGTAGATGTCGTTGGCCGGTGCCAGTTGTTCCCAGCGCTCCACTGTGTCCGGGACGGCGTCGGCGGCTGCGGTCGCATGCGTCGCTGCCGGCGATGGTGCCGGCGTCGTGTCAGGCTGCTTCCCGCCATCACCGTGGCAGCCCGCCAGCAGGCACAGCACTCCAGTCAGCAGGAAATGGCGATCAGCCTTTTTCATAGGGATGCAGGTGCGCCTGCTCCATCGTGTAGGCGGTGCCGGCGAGTTCGCCGTGGAGGGTTTCCGCGCGCAGTTGGCCGCTCAGGTAGAACGGGCTGTACATGTCGGGCGGGTCGATCGGGGTATCCAGGCGCACATGCACGATCTGGTTCGGTGGCGGGGGCGGCACGTGGATGCAGGCGCCGTAGTACGGCACGAACAGGAACTCGCGCACGCGGCCGGCGTCGTCGCTGTCCAGCGGCACCACGTAGCCCGGCAGGCGCACCTTGCGCGCCAGCACGGCGGCCACGGTGTTGTAGGTGCCGGTCTGCGGCATCGCACGCTTGCCGGTGTGGTCGACCGGCGCTTCGTCGCTGTTTTCCAGGGCCTTCAACTCGGCCGGCGGCAGCATCGCGCTCCAGTCCAGCTCACGATAGCCGTCGGCGTCGGGCTCGCCGAGTGGCGGGTTGATCGCCGCTTCGTTGGCCGGTGCTGGCTGCGCCGCCGGAGTCTCCTGCGTCTTTTTCGGGGCAGCGGCTTGCTGGCGGCCGCAGCCGCACAGCAGTGCGAGCGCCAGCAAGGGAAGGATCCAGCGGGTCATGCTCACAGCTCCGGCGACAGGCCATCGGCCAGGGTGCGGCGATAGGCCAGCAGGGCCGGCACGATGCCGGCGAGCACGCCGGCCAGCAGCACGCAGCCGAGCCAGCCCCACTCCGCCGCACTGGGTGCGATGCGGTTGATCGCCAGGCCGAAATGATCGAGCACCCAGCCGCGCGCCAGCCAGCTGGCCGCGGTCACCGCCAGCAGCGCCAGTACGCACGACACCACGGTGACCAGGCCGGCCTCGAACAGCAGCAGCCAGGCGATGTCGCGCGGCCGTGCGCCGACCGCGCGCAGGATCGCCATCTCGCGCCGGCGCTCCTGCAGCGTGGCCACCAGCAGCGCGACCATCGACACCAGGCCGAGCAGCACCACCAGCGAGGCGATCATCCGCAAGGCGCCTTCGGCCGTGCCCAGCGTGCCCCACAACTGTTGCAGGGTGACGCCCGGCATGATCGCCAGCATCGCTTCCTCCGGGTACTCGTTGATCCGCCGCTGGACCGAGAAGGTGGCGATGCGGGTCTTGAGGCCGAGCATGAAGGCGGTGATGGTGTCCGGGGTCAGGTCCATCGCCCGCGCCTGCGCGGCGCTGACGTGGTGGCCCGGCAGGCGCACGCCGGAGTGCCAATCGATATGGATCGCCTCGATCGCCTGCAGCGAGACCAGCACGCTGGAATCCACCGGCGTGCCGGTGCGGCGCAGGATGCCGACGATCCGGAACGGCTTGTCGGCATGGGTGGCCAGACTGATCCGGCCGGTGCCATGGGTCAGCACGATCTCGTCGCCGAGGTGGCGGCCGAGCGCGGCGGCGACGTCGGCACCGATCACCGCATCGTAGAGATCGTCGAACGCCCTGCCCTGCGCGAACGCCAGGGGATGCTTGGCGCCGTAGTGGTAGTGCTCGAAGAAGCCGGCGCTGGTGCCGACCACCCGGTAGCCGCGGTAGGAATCGCCCAGCGACAGCGGCACCGCCCACTTCACTTCGGGCATCGCGCTCAGGTCCTGGTAGCTCTTCCACGACACGTTGTTGGTGGCGTCGCCGATGTGGAACACCGAGTACAGCAACAGGTTCACCGGGCCCGAGCGCGCGCCGACGATCAGGTCGGTGCCGGACACGGTGCTGGCAAAACCTTCGTGCGCCTGCGTGCGGATCCGCTCCACGCCCAGCAGTAGGGTCACGCTCAGGGTGATCACCAGTACGGTCAAGGCCACGCCCAGGCGCCGGCTGCGCAGGCTGGCCAGGGCCAGCTTCAACAGGCTCATCGCGCACCTCCGGCGCCGGCGCGGTTGAGCGTGGCCAGGTCGGCCTGGGCGTCGAACAGCGGCGCGATCGACGGATCGTGGCTGACCACGATCGAACTGGTGCCGCCCTGCCGGCACTCGGCGAACAGCAACTGCAGGAAGGCCTGCGCCGCGACCGGGTCGAGCGCGGAGGTGGGCTCGTCGGCGAGCAGCAGCGGCGGCCGTGCGATCAACGCGCGCGCGGCGGCCACGCGTTGCTGCTGGCCGACGCTGAGGCGGGCAGCCGGTCGCGACCATAGCGCCGCCACGTCCAGGCCCAGCGCGACCATCAGCCGCTCGATCTCGGTGTCCAGCGCCTGCGTGCCCACCGCCAGCCGGCCGCGGCGCGCCGAGAACTGCAGGCCCAGCGCGATATTGTCGCGGGTGCTCAGGAACGGCAGCAGGTTGAACTGCTGGAACACCACGCCGCAGTGGTCGGCGCGAAAGCGATCGCGTGCGGCCTTGCGCAAGGCCGCCAGGTCCTGCCCGGCCACGCGCACGCAGCCGGCCGTGGGCTGCAGCACGCCGGCGATCAAGGCAAGCAAGGTGCTCTTGCCCGATCCGCTGGCGCCGCGCAGCAACAGTTGCTGCCCACGCGGCAGCGCAAACGATGCGATGTCCAGCACCGGTGCGGCGGCGCCGGGATAGCCGAAGCGCACCTCGGTCAGTTCGACGACGTGGTGCTGGTTCATTCCGGCAGCTTCACCCGGGTCTGCCCAGGCACCACCTCGGTTCGACCCTGGCCCGCAGCGGTGGCGACATCGACCAGCACCGTGTGCAGCCCGGGGAAACGTTGCGGCAACAGCACCTGCAGGTGATCCAGTCGCGCCGGCTGGGCGCAGTTGAACGCGTACCGGGCGTGGAACTCGGCGTGGCTGTGGCCGGGCTCGTCCGGATCGGCCATCGCCACGTCGTAGCCCTCGGTGGTGACCTGCGCGCTGCGCAGCGAACAGGCCGCCGCGACCGGGAACTGCAACCAGCCCGCACCGCGCAGGGTGGCGACCGCGGCCTCCAGCCGCTGGCGCTCGCCGGCATCGCGCGTCGGGTGTTCGAAATCGAGGATGCCGATGCCGGGCGCGCTGAGCTGCACGTCCACGGCGGTGCCGTCGACGGCGACCTCCAGGTTGGCCTGGCCGTGCACGTGCGGGCCATGGTGGCGGATCGCAGCGGTGGCTGGCGAACTGGCGGAGAGGAGCAACAGGATTAGGGGAATGCCAGGTCGCATATGCAGCGCATCGGTTGAGTTACACTATAACAGTAGTGAACTATCGAGCGCGGGCGCAAGCCTGCCGTTGCCGTCAGTCAGCCGCGGTTCGCATCCGGCCACCACCGACGCGCCTCGCACGGCGGCCCTGTGCCGCGACGGGCGCCGAACTCCAGGGATCTTCATGTCTTCATCCATCATTCCCGACAGCTACACCGCCTGGCGCCACTGCATCGAGGTCGACTGCGGCCTGCGACTGGAGCCTGCCTACGTCGCGCAACGCATCGCCGCGCTCAACGACCTCACCGACCACCACACCCAGCAGTTCGTGCGCTGCTGGGGCGAGCCGCATCGCCAGCAGGTGCTGCAGTGGTTTGCGCAGGCGCAGGCCGCATTCGCCGACGGTCGGGCATGAATCTTCTCGCACGGCACGACGTGGTCGCCGGTGCCGTTGGACGGCGATGCATTCCTTCTGCGAACGCCGCACGGCGCGGCATGGCGACGTCCTGATCCAATCAGGACCGTGAGTGGTCAAGCGATGAAGGTCGGCCGCGGCCTGCGTGCGCATTGGTGGCGCGCTCTGCCTTGAAGCGCTGACGCCCCTGGACGGGAACGCCAACTTAGCCGTCACCATCTGACTGACATATGCGCTGCAAAGCAGGCTGCCAAGCTACGACAGCTGCCGGTAGCATGCACGCGCATCGCCGCCCGGCATCCACTTCCCACGCTCCCGCAAGGACACCCAACGTGCCTCTCGTTTCCATCGCCAGCGTGCATCCCGCACGCCGCCTCCTGTCCACCGCCATGGCCTGCCTGCTGCTGTCGGCAGCCACCGGCGCCCAGGCCCGGCCGCAGCCCTCGCAGTTCCATATCGTCGAGAGCGTGCCCGAGGCCAGCGTCTACGGCGAACCCGGCGTGCCGCGCACCCAGCAGACCTGGCTGGCGATGATCAACGGGGCCAGGCAGCGCATCGACATCGCCGCGTTCTACATCTCCGAGAAGCCCGGCACCGGCCTGACGCCGGTACTGGACGCACTGGCCGCCCGCGCCCGCGCCGGGGTGGCGGTCCACCTGCTGGTCGACCACACCTTCCTGGCCAAGAACCCGGACAGCGTCGCCTGGCTGGGCAAGGTGCCGGGCATCACCGTGCGGGTGCTGCCGGTCGATACGCTGACCGGCGGCGTGCTGCACGCCAAGTACATGATCGTCGACGACGCCAGCGTGTTCGTCGGCAGCCAGAACTGGGATTGGCGGGCGCTGGAGCAGATCCATGAGATCGGCGCGCGTATCGATGACGCGCGCTTCGCCAAGACCTTCGCCGCGAGCTTCGACTACAGCTGGCGCCTGGCCGACGAAGGCAATCTGGCCAAGGCGCAGGCGCGCGGTGTGCAGCCGCCGGATTTCGTTCCGGTCACCGCCACCGATCCGGTGCTGCTGGATGCCGGCAGCGATGCGCCGCTGGTCGCCTTCCCCGCGTTCAGCCCGCCGGCGCTGCAGCCGGCGTGGGTCAGCGCCGAGGAGCCGGCCCTGGTCGAGATGATCCGCGCCAGCCAGCATGCGCTGCGCATCCAGGTGATGACGCTCTCGGCGATCCGCAGCTTCGGGCCCAAGGGCTGGTGGGCGCCGGTCGACGGCGCCATCCGCGACGCCGCCGCCCGCGGCGTGCAGGTGCACATCATCGTCGCCGACTGGGCGCTGCGCGAACCGATGCAGGCCTATCTGAAAAGCCTGGCCGCACTGCCGAACATCGCGGTGAAGTTCAGCCGCCTGCCACCGGCGCCACAGGGCTTCATTCCGTATGCGCGGGTCGAGCACGCCAAGTACGCGGTGGCCGACGACCGCAGCAGCGTGATCGGCACCGGCAACTGGGAATGGAGCTACTTCAATACCGCGGTGGACGCCTCGGTGTTCGTCAAGGGCAAGGGGCCAGCCGAGACGCTGACGCGCATCTTCGACCGCGACTGGAACGGCCCCTACGTCACCACGCTGCAGCCTGGGCAGAACTACGAGGCGCCGCGTACCGAGTAGTCGCTGAGTCGTCCTGCGCGGCCTGTGCGTCCATGGGCGAGCCGGCGCGTGTCAAAGCATGTGCTCGGCCCGAAGATCCAGCGCCGCGTCAATGCGCTGCGTTGACCCGTCGAATGTTGCTGCGACGGTCTTGCGCGCCGATCCCTACGAAGCCTTAACCAGCGCTCCCTATCCTAGCTCCGCGCTGGAGGGCGGCCGCGGCGCCGGGCATTGCCGCATGCGCCGCAACGCACGCCTCCCACCGCGTACGGACATCAAAACAAGGAGACGCCATGAAGACGCTGCACGCACTCGTGTTCGCAGGAAGCTTGTTGGGCCTCGCCTCGCCGGCCTTCGCCGAGGTCGCCAATCTCACCAACAGCGCCGACGGTGCCAACCGCGACGCCGGCATCGCCGCGGTCAAGAAGAAGTTGCAGGACGCCTGCACCGAACGCAAGGGCAAGCCGGACCCCAACTCGTTCGAGGTGGTGTTCGAAAAGACCAGCCAGAATCCGGACGTCCCCAAGCCGTACTACGTGGATGGAAAGATGAAGTGCGACATCCCGTAGGGGGCGTGTGGCCATTTAGCCTTGCCTGTCCAGATGGCATGGCCTAGGAACAAGACCCCGCTTGCGGGGTTTTGTTTTTCTGCTGGTCCCAAATATCGGACTGCCTGACGCATACGAAGCAGTAGGCTGTAGCGGGCTGAGCGGAGTTCGGCCCCTGCTGATGAGTGCGACGCTGAGGGAATGCTGTCGGCTCAGGAAGCCCGATCAGCCAACAGCAGCGGCGACACGGTCCCGCGTTGCACCATCACGCACTGGTCGGCGATGGCAGTCAGGCCGAGGCGGTGCGAGACCGCGACCAGGGCGGTCTGCGGCAGCCGCCGCCGCAACGTGCTCAGGACCTGCTGTTCGGCGGCGGCGTCGAGCGCGCTGGTGGCTTCGTCGAGCAAGGCGACGCGCGGTTGCCGCAGCAGCACCTGGGCGAGCAGCAACCGCTGCAGTTCGCCGCCGGACAGGCGCGCGCCGGCGCCGTGCGCGGCGGTGTCCAGGCCGGCGCCGCCCTGCAGGCGCGCGGCCAGGCCGACGTCGCGTAGCGCTTCCCACATCGCCGCCTCGCTCGCCGCCGGCGCCGCCCAGGCCAGGCACTGCCGCACGCTGTGCTGCCAGGGCCGCACGCCCTGGGCGACATAGGCCAAGGGCTGCAGCGCGGCGCGATAGCCGGCCAAGTCGAGCGCACGGCCGTCGCAGTGCGCGGCGAACTGCGGTGGCGCGACCATGCCGGCCAGCGCGTCCATCAGGCTGCTCTTGCCGACACCGGATGGGCCGCTGATCAGGGTCAGCGTGCCCGGTGCGAGGACCAGACCGGTCAAGGCCACCGCGGCCAGCGGCGGCGCCAGGCCGATGCGTTCGATCTGGATCGGCGCCGTCGCTTCTGTCGCCGCACTGGGCTGTGCCGCCACGGTGCCAGGTGGCGTTGGCAGCGCGCTGAGCGCGACGTAGCGCTGCCACAATTCCAGCGCAGGCGCGGCCGAGCGCAGTTGCTGCACGCTCTGCCGGGTCGAGACCAAGTACGGCAGCAGCCGCCCCAGCAGCAGGCCGACGGTGATCAGCGCGCCGCGGTCGATGCCGTGCCACACTCCGGCCAGCAGCATGATCGCGGCGATGGCCGCCACCGCCGCCAGTTCCAGCAACAGGCGGCCGGAGGCGACCAGCGCCTGCTGGCGCGCGTAGCCATAGGCGAGCCGACCGGCGATCGCCTCGTAGGCTTCCTGCTCGCGCGCCTCGCGGGCGAACGAGCGCACGTGGCGCAGGCGCCGCGGGAAATCCTCGCTGAGCCAGAACAGCCGAGTCATGTCGGCGACGTACTGGCGGCTGACCCGGGCCTGTTCGTGGCCGGCGATGCGGAAGGCGAGCAGGCCCAGCGCCAGCAGCGGCGGCAGCGCCAGCACCAGCATGGGCGAGACCAGGAACGCCGCGGCCAGGCTCACCGCCGCGGTGATCGCCGCCACCAGCAGTTGCAGTAGCGCGCTGAAGCCCTGCACCACGATCTCGACGTTGTAGGTGAGCAGGTTGGCGATTTCCGCCGAGCTGGCGTCGGCCAGGGCCGGCAGCGGCGCCTGCAGCAGCCGCGCATGTACCTGCCGGCGCAGGTCCAGCGCGTGGCGGCTGGCCAGGTCCGCGGCCTGTCGTGTGCCCCACCAACGCAGCAGGGCGAAGCCGCTGCTGGCGGCGACGAACAGCAGGGTCTGCGCGAGGAAGCCGGTCGGCAACGGCAATGCGTGGCCGGCCAGGGTCAGCACGTGGCCGGGTTGCACCAGCGGCACCAGCGCGACCGCGGCCAGCGCGCCGGCCAGCGCGCCGAGCAGCGACAGCAGCACGTACCCGGCGATGCGCAGGCGTTCGCCGCGGCCGAGCACGGCGACGAAGGCGCGCAGCAAGTGCGATGCCGGTTCCGGACGTGTGCTCATCGATGGGTATCCATGCGGCGGACCATCGACGCGGTGCGCCATCCGCACTCCCCTGCGCCGGCGATGCACGTCGCCGGCACCGTCACGTTTTGCACGGGATCAGGCCAATAGTGTCTGCAGCGCATCGACCGAGGCCTCCGGATGCGTGCCGCGCTGCAGTTCGTACACGCCCAGCCGCTGCAACTGGCGCGCGAACAACGGCCAGTGCGGCTGGCCCGCGGCGTAGGGCTGGTCCGCGGCCAGGCGTGCCGCCACGTCCGCGTCGGGCATCGGTTGCAGCAGCCGCTGCGGATCGGCGGCCATGGTGGCCGAGACGAACACGGCCGCGGCCAGCCGCAACGGTGCCTGTGCCAGGCGCCCCTCGCCCTGGCGGATGTCCACCTCGTGTTTCAGCGCGCCGCTGCGGCGGCGGATCATCGGCGCCGCGGCGATCCAGGCGCGGGTCTGCGGATCGAGCAGGTGCAACAGTTCCGGCCGCAGATGCAGGAAGTTGCCGATGCCGGTGGCGAGCAGGTAGTGCGGGGCGACGAACAGCGCGTCCTCGGCAAGGAACTCCAGCCCACGCAGCAGGCTGTGCAGCGCCAGGGTCGACTTGCCGGCGCCGCTGCCGCCGAGCAGTAGCACGCCGCGGCCGTCGCGGCCGACGCAGGCGCCGTGCAGCGGCACCAGGCGCATGCCGTGCGCGGCAAGCACGAACACGGCGAACTCGATCAGTTCGTAACGCACGTGGTAGGCGTGCGCGAGCATGTCCTCGGACACCACCACCAGCGCCCTGCGCTGCTCGGGCACCAGCACGACGTAGTTGTGCGCATCGATCACCCCGCTCAATACACCCGCGCCGGAATGGGTCTGCACCGGCGGCGGCTCCATTGCCAGCGCGTAGGGCGCGTCGCCACGGTCCACCAGGGTCAGTTCGATGCGGAACGCGGCGCTCTCCGGCAGACGATGCGCCGGCACCGCGCCGAATGCCGCTTCCACCAAGGCCAGCAGCGACGGACTGTTGCTCTCGAAGTGGAAGCGTCCACCGAGCAGTTGTTTGCTGAGGGTGTGGGGGCGCCGCAGCTGGGTGTGGAACGGATCGCAGGCACCGCCCGCAGCGACGACTGGCGTGGCGTGGTCGCTTGTT encodes the following:
- a CDS encoding ABC transporter ATP-binding protein; the encoded protein is MSTRPEPASHLLRAFVAVLGRGERLRIAGYVLLSLLGALAGALAAVALVPLVQPGHVLTLAGHALPLPTGFLAQTLLFVAASSGFALLRWWGTRQAADLASRHALDLRRQVHARLLQAPLPALADASSAEIANLLTYNVEIVVQGFSALLQLLVAAITAAVSLAAAFLVSPMLVLALPPLLALGLLAFRIAGHEQARVSRQYVADMTRLFWLSEDFPRRLRHVRSFAREAREQEAYEAIAGRLAYGYARQQALVASGRLLLELAAVAAIAAIMLLAGVWHGIDRGALITVGLLLGRLLPYLVSTRQSVQQLRSAAPALELWQRYVALSALPTPPGTVAAQPSAATEATAPIQIERIGLAPPLAAVALTGLVLAPGTLTLISGPSGVGKSSLMDALAGMVAPPQFAAHCDGRALDLAGYRAALQPLAYVAQGVRPWQHSVRQCLAWAAPAASEAAMWEALRDVGLAARLQGGAGLDTAAHGAGARLSGGELQRLLLAQVLLRQPRVALLDEATSALDAAAEQQVLSTLRRRLPQTALVAVSHRLGLTAIADQCVMVQRGTVSPLLLADRAS
- a CDS encoding serine kinase; the encoded protein is MQRSTVRVLDVATSDHATPVVAAGGACDPFHTQLRRPHTLSKQLLGGRFHFESNSPSLLALVEAAFGAVPAHRLPESAAFRIELTLVDRGDAPYALAMEPPPVQTHSGAGVLSGVIDAHNYVVLVPEQRRALVVVSEDMLAHAYHVRYELIEFAVFVLAAHGMRLVPLHGACVGRDGRGVLLLGGSGAGKSTLALHSLLRGLEFLAEDALFVAPHYLLATGIGNFLHLRPELLHLLDPQTRAWIAAAPMIRRRSGALKHEVDIRQGEGRLAQAPLRLAAAVFVSATMAADPQRLLQPMPDADVAARLAADQPYAAGQPHWPLFARQLQRLGVYELQRGTHPEASVDALQTLLA